The Gammaproteobacteria bacterium nucleotide sequence GAGATGGCGTTATACATACCTGCATTGATATTGCCACCACCCACTAGTAGTTGTCCGGTTGCCAGAAACGGCACCATTTTGGCGCCTGAGGCCTTAAAGGGATTGATTACCGGCTTGATCCCCTGTTCTTCGAAATAGCCTTTTTCCGTCGCAATAAACATCGCGGCGGAACTCATCACCGGCGAAATGCCGATCGGTACTTCCAACAGTTCTTTGGCCTGTACTGCCAAAGTGCTGCACATTGCGACTAACGCAAGCACGCAAAAAACTAACATTTCCCTTGTTTGCTCGATTTTCTTTTTCACAAAACGACTCCCTGATGTTCACTTAAAAAATACAACCCGATCCCCACGATCGCAATAATTGCACCGAAAACTGAGCGCAAGCTGACACGCTCTCTTAAAAACCACGCTGCTAACGGCAGAATAAACAAGGGACTGGTGGAATTCAACGTTACTGCTACCACCGCTGGCGCGAACTTCAATGCCACAACCGACAACCAACTCCCAAGAAACGCCCCGAGTACCGAGGCCAGTATCAGCAACCAGCGCACCCGGGAATCATGCACGATTGGGCGCGTCCAGTTTGGCAGCGCGCTACTAGCCAGACCCCAGGCCAATAATGCGACTATTGCCGCGCTATGACGCACCAGGCTCGCCTGCATGGCCGATAAGTCCTGTACCCCGCCTTTGATCAATAACACACTACCCGCATTGGCCAGCACAAACATCAAACCAAAGCCGATACCACTTTTCCACTGATCGGTACCATGTCCTGGTTCGCTCCTGTTCCACAGCACACTGCTCACCCCCGCCAGCGTTAAAGCCATACCTACCCAGGCCAGAACGCCAACGATTTCATCAAACAATACGATGGCAATCAATCCAGCGCTGATCGGAATCAGGGTGCCAAGCAATAGAGTTGCGCGTGGACCCAGCCTCACCAGTGTCAAAAAATACAGGGTGTCGCCGAGAAAAATTCCCAATAGGCCACTTAGTAGAAGCAACCACAGCGCATCCGTTAACGGCATACCCGATCCGCTGCCAAAGACGAACACGCCCATAATCAACACCGCGATCAATCCTTTGAACAGATTCATCGCCATTGCAGGTAAATGTTCGCCCAACTGGCGGAATAGAATTGCTGACAAGGCCCAGCAAAAGGCCGACGCTAGCGCAGCCAGGGCGCCTGTCATAGACCTCCTCGCAGATTGGTAGTGAAATATACCCTCGGGTTTTGCAGGAAAAGTACCGATATAGAATTTTTCGACACATTGGCATTTAGGTTTGTCATTGTGCCAAAATGACACAAAACAACCGACGTAATCAACCATGCGCAGATTTGTAATGTTGTGGCTGCTAGTTTCAATGTCTGCAGCCGTAGCCGAAGACAGTAAAAATTTTCTCATACAGCAGAAAACCGTGTATCTGCCGATTGTGCATCCGGGCAAGTTTGATCTGATCTATATGGAATTTGTCGATCAACCCATACCATTGCTGCCTATGCGCAAGGTCAAGGCGCACTATAAATACTTTTATGTGTTTCCTTCGGTGACCGTTCCCAGTGTGCAGAGCATCTATTTTCTGGAGCACATCAACGTCAACCCAGGCGAAACCGTACTGGACCTTGGCACAGGCTCTGGCATACAGGCCATATTCGCGGCGGAAAAAGCCAGCCGCGTGGTGGCCACGGATTTATACCAATACGCCGCCGATAATGCCGCCTTCAATGCCAATGGACACGGCGTTAGCCACATCGTAGAAACACGTGCAGGTGATTTGTTTGCGCCGATCAAGAAGGGAGAAACCTTCGACGTCATCATCAACAACATCGATTATCCCTGGGACGAGGGTTCCCAAGGTCTATGGAAAGTACATGAGCGTTTTTTTCGCGAAGTACAAACCTACCTCAACCCAATGGGACGTATCTACTATCAATCAGGCTGGATATACAACATACCCAAAATACAGAAAATGGCGGACGACAACGGTCTGAGAATCATCAAAATGGACATGGTGAATGCTATCGATCACGATCGCGAACCAATAGTTTACCTGATCATGCGTAAATCAGAGACCGCAGCGAAATGATACGCACGCTACCCGGCTTTAAAACCTATCTCGTAGCCTGTGAACTTGCGCATATTGATAACACCGGTATCAAAAATTAAATACTGCCCTTTTATCCCCTGAAGAGTGCCTCCAACTTCCGGGGTTTTGTCAAAGTTAAGCGAACTGATTTTTGTCGGATACTCGGTTACTGGATATTGAATTGTCACCACTTCCTGGTTTTCCAAAATCTCAATCGCACCAGGAAACCTTGTCATCACGGCGTCTATGACCGCGCCACCTTGCTCCAGCAACTCATCTCGCGCCTGACAAAGATCCCTCTCCTCAGTATCGTTCTTCAACATTTTGCGCCAATCGGTTTTATCCGCGATAAACGCCTTTAAACCGTCCTCGATCAATCCTACCTGAAAGCGGGTCGCAGCCCTGATAATAGGCATGGCCTGTTGCGCCCCCTGGTCTATCCAGCGGGTAGGAATCTGTGACTGACGGGTGATGCCTACCTTTAGACCAGAGGCATTGGCGAGATAGACGACGTGTGCTTGCATGCAATGTTTCTCTGCCCATTCGGGTTCACGACATGTCCCCTGGTCATAGTGACACTTTTCCGGGCGTACGATACAGATATCGCATTCCGCCAGTTTTTGAGTGCAGGGAAAACAGTAGCCTTGCCCAAAACTCTTTTTGGTTTTTCGTCCACAGGCCGTACAAAATATATTGCCCGTATGAATCAGCGAGATGTGTTTACCAATATGGGGATTCAAAGAAACCAGCTCGTCACCGAGTCGAAGACTGTATTGCACAGGGTCCGAGAGAGTGACCGCCATTTTAGATAAATTCCCACTACACATACCGCTAACCTGAGTTCATGACGAAGAGCGCTGATTATACTATTATGGGCGCCACTATGACATCGATGGATTTACCCACTATGGATACGCAACATTCGGCTCGCCTCGACGAGCTTGAAAGCCGACTGATGATGCAGGAACACACGATAGAAGAGTTGAATGAGGTCATCACGCGTCAAAACCTGGAAATGGCCGCGCTGAAATCTTTGCTACAAAGAGTGCAAGGACAAGTGACGCAACTCATGCCACTTCTGCAAAACAAGCCGGGGGATGAAAAGCCACCGCATTATTGAGACATTACTGGGGAGCCGTGTTACGGTATGGAATACTCGCCGTTGCTCCTGAATTGGGCGCCATATCGTCCATAAAAGCAATGGCGTCTCTATCAAAGAACGCCATTATTTTGCGATAAGTTTCTATTGATCCAGGTGAAACTATTCGTAAATATAGAGATATTCCTCCATACCATTGCTCATACGAAAAGCGCGCACCAGACGAAAACCCGGTAACAAACGTTGTATACCCGCCTGTCGGTGTTGACGACCTTGTGACACCGCCGATGTTGTGGTTTCGTATAGCAGGTGTTCGGCATCGATAATTTTGAATATCGCTGGCTGTGAGGGAATCTTTTCCAGCGTGGAAGTCACAAAAAACATTAGCGTGCCGCGTTTACAAAACGGTGTGAGGTGCTGGATCAACGCCTCCAGCTCTTTGTTGCTGAGATAATCAAACAAGTCCCAGAATAAAATCACATCAAATTGCAGCCCTTGCGGATATGGCTGTAATAAGTCCGTAATGCTCTGCCCCGTTTTCTTAGACTCCATGCGTGTCTTCCAACGAAACAGATCTTCGACGAACAAATGGGCGCGAAAATTAGAAAAAAACTGAATGTTGGAATTCCAGGCCATGCCCAGATCCAGCACTTTAATCGGTCGACCGCCAGGAAGGCGAGAAAACATTTCGCGCAAGGCTAAAAAGTTTGTGCCACCGTTGTGCTGATCTACATAGGAAATCGGTCCATCTTTTACCGCAAGTCTCACGTCATCCCTCCTGGGCCGGGTCTAGTTACCGTTATTCGTGCCTGTCTTGACGACGGAACTGCTGATTCCCGCTTTAGTGTCAGGGGTACGGGTATTGGGCGGCATTTTGGATAGTGCCTCTTTGTGTGTGGCATTTCCACCGGCTTTAGCCGCTTCACGCTTACTCATATCTATCGAACCTTTGAACATAGCGCCGTCCTGCATCACGACACGAGGGGATTCGATATTGCCGATGACTCGCCCGGAAGCGCGAATCTCAACGCGTTCCTCACCGTGAAGATTTCCTTCCAACTTACCTTCCACGCAGATTTCTCTGGCGTTGATATCGGCTTTGACACGACCATGTTGCCCAATGGTGACACTATAACCTTTGAAATCTATGGTTCCTTCAACGCGGCCCTGAATACAGACGTCTTCTTCACCGGCCAGCCCGCCAGTAATGACAATAGATGGACCAACCAAGGCGCGCTCGCGTCCATCCGCCGAAAAATTTGGCTCTGGGCGTTGTTCCACCTCCGGCTCACTGCGTTCCGCAAATGGCTTTTTCCACATGGTTTTATTCCTCGTTAAATAATAATTGCCAGAGGCGAATTAGTGCATAAATCCTGCCTGATTTGCTAAGCACTGAAACTCACAACGATTAATTCAGACGCACAAATAAATATGGTATATTTTTGTCAAAATTTCGACCCGGCGGTGATAAAAGATGACAAACATTTTGATAAGCGGCACATCTCGTGGCATCGGTTTGGAAATGGTACGTCAATCGGCGCAACGGGGATGGCGCGTCTTCGCATGTTGCAGAAACCCGACAGACGCAAACGAATTGCATGATCTTGCCGCCTCTTCCGCTGGTAAGGTTTCTGTACACCCTCTTGATATGAATAATTTTGAACAGATTCAGGCCTTGGCCAAAACAATTGAGGAACCAATAGACATACTCGTTAACAATGCAGGTCGTTATGGTTCGATGCAGCAGCGTTTTAACGATGTTGACGTAGACGACTGGATTAAAACCTTTCGCGTCAACACCATCGCACCATACCAAATGGTAGAAGCATTTATTGAACATTTGGAACGCGGCGAACGGAAACTGATTGCCACGCTCACGAGCAAGATGGGCAGTATCGATGACAATGGTTCGGGTAGTTGTTATATCTATCGCAGCAGTAAAACTGCACTCAATGCGGTAGTGAAAAGCCTGAGTATCGACTTAAAATCGCGTGGTATTACCTGCACCCTGCATCACCCTGGTTGGGTTAAAACTGAAATGGGTGGTCCTAATGCGGAAATTAGTACCGCGGAAAGCGTTGCCAAAATGTTTGCTATCATGGATCGCGTAACAATAAAAAATAGCGGTCGTTTTTTCGATATCGATGGTAGTGTGATTCCCTGGTAATGCAACAACTCAGAAAACGGTATCTTGGGATACCTAAAAATAGCGGTAGCTGAAATTGAAGCTCACTCCAAAATCCTGCAAGTTTCTACCGCTATAATCATCTTTCTTACCCGGTGCCCATGCCCAAAACAACTCTGCCGCGTAAGACTCCCGACTTTGCCATCGCAGTCCTAGTCCCGTACTAATCAAAGTATTCAACGTACGTTGCGCCATCACATTTGCTTGCCCATAGTCGACGAATGGTATGAGCATCACACGTTGTTCCCCTATTAACCAGGCATCAATCAACAGTGGTAAATGATAGTCGAGACTCATACTCAGTACATTGTCGGCCAGCAAGGCATTTTCTCGAATGCCACGCAGGGAGTAACGGCCTCCCAAAGGGTAGCGATCAATACTTGCCAATGCACCGGGCGCAAATTGCCCCGCGATTTTGAACAACAGGCTATCGGTGTCAATGATTCCCACGGGTGAGGACAGTTGCACATGATATTGTAGTTGTCCTCTATAGCCGGATGGCTGTGCCGCGCCAAACAGATTCCATCGATAGGCAGTATCAAACTCAAGCATAAAACTGCGAACGACGGTGTCTCCCCGCCACCCAAAACGTAGCGCATATACATCTGGTTCGTCGAACAAATCACTTGTGTCGGCAATTTTCGTTTGCATTTTTTGCCATTGCAAGCCAGCGCGAAACAGCTGGCTCCCTTGCCATCTTGAAGATCGATACCCAAGCTCAAGGTGTATCACACGATTTTCGTTGCGTAATTCTGTATCGAAAGACTCGTTTGAATTGCCGGATTCGGGTAGTTCTTTGTTATTGATCTGACCACTTGAATAGCTTCCGCCAGCCAACAGCATAATATGCGATTGTCTGAGCGGCATGTCGTACGAGAAACCGAGTTGGGTGTGGTACCAGGATTTATAGAGTGATAGCTGGGCGCGTTCGGACCAGCCAAAATAATTATTGTAGCGCGTACTCACGTGAACGCCCTCCGCGCCTATCAGTGGTGACTGATAGTTGTTCACGCTAATAGCATACTCATAAGGCTTGTTTTCATTAACTCTGAGAAGTAGTGCGTATTGCGCGTCCTGATGGAGAGGATAGAGATAGGCCTGAACGCTATCAATCATCGGATGCGATCGCAGTTGCTGCAAGGAATGCGAAAGTGTTTTGGCATTCATGGGTTCTGTTGACACTGAACGAAAATGTTCTGCAACGACTTCTTTACTCAAGCGTCTGTTTCCGGCAATCTGTAAACGGCTAATATGACTTTCCTGTGCCACCATTCTCACAATGCCATTTGTGATAGCTGGGTCAGCGAGACTTACCTGCGCGGAAATATACCCCTGCTGTTTATAATAGGTATTGATGTGGGCCGCGACGTCATTAAGTTCGGTGTTACTCAAGGTTTTGCCCAGGTAATCTGCGAGTAGCGTATCGACAACAGTTTGGTCGATAACTACACTTCCCTGTAGTTCAAAGCCAGTCACCGTCGGCGTCCTTAGCTCATCGATCAGCTGTTTTTGTGCGCGACTAATCGCAAATACGGGCAACACCCTATCCGCCTGAGTGTTGCTATCCCTGATGAGTTCACTGTCCATTTCCACTTCTTGATTCCAGCGTTGCGTTAACCCGTCAATACCTGCAAAACCAAATACAGGATAAGAAACTGTCAAAACCATGAGAAACAATAGTCGAACTCGCATTAGTAACATTCTCGTCCCATCTGAATATAGCTATCCGAATAGGGTTTATAGTTTCCAGGCGCAGACCTCCATCTCACTCTCCCCTGTACCTGTAAAGCTTCGCTTGAGCATACGTCTGCCGCATCTCGCGCATTGACAGTTTTTTCTATTTTGCCATTTAATAGGTTTTCGACGGATCCCGTCGACGATACGATAGACCAGTTTGCTTCAGACCCGGCGTTTCCGGATACTGTTGTTTCAAATCCAACTGAATCGGTTACGGTACCCACCGCCCCCTGACCTATAAAAAAATCATCACTCTCTACAATATTTACTTCCTGAGAGGCCATTAGTTGGACATCTTGAGGATTTTCCGAATTGATGTCGGAAAGAGAAACATATATCCGCTCACCTTCAATACGCATTTTAGCGCCCTCATTCAAGGTGACAGTATTGTGTTGAAAGGAAACAAGGCCGGCACCAATATCAACTGACTTGTCCGCTGTTATATCGGTGTTGATGATATCGACCCTGCCATTTAGCGGCTCATTATTGCTTGACGTCAATTCAACGCTATCAATACGACCGCGATTTCCCGCAAAATATTTTCCAATATCAACTCTTGCGTTATTTACTATAACGTCGTTGCTGACCAAATAGAGACTCAATCCTGGCGCATCCTCAATCACCGTACCCGAAACCAATATCGGTGCGCTATTCGCTGCATCAAGTCGGATTCTATTAGGGTTCAGTCTGCTCGTCGTGGTCGATTCCGTTGACGATGAAAACAAACTCCCGTCACCAAATTCTATATCCGTCGCCGTGCTCGATATAAAGGCGCCATGAATGTCCAGTCTGAAATTCTTGCCAAAAATCACCCCTGAAGGATTAATTATCCAAAGATTAACACCATCGATATCGCTGGATACCAAACCGTCCAGATAACTGCTATTCCCACCGGTAACACGCGCAAATATGTGGTCAATACCGGCAGTACCGGAAAACCTTGCGTGCTCACCTTCACCGACATTGAAGCTCCGAAAACTATGGAACAGATTATTGCCTTGGCGCTGTCCATACGATTCTGTAATAGCATAGTCCGGCCCGAGCAGAAGAGCTCTCTCACCCAGTGTTCCGTCAAACTCAACTTCTGCATAGACGTACCCTGACGTGGCAAGTAGTACCGATAGCAATACGCTACTGTATGAATACTTTTCTATTTTTCTTTTCATTCGACTGTCAACACTTCTTCTCATTCTTCTAAACATCGGTATTTTCTAATACGGAAAAAATTAATGCGTAGTCACCATCAGACCCGCCCAATATTTTGCGGGTTGTTTCTCCTTAATCATCGCCACTTGTATATCACGCACAGCATCTATAGGAGAAAACTTCTGAGGTACCGTAGATATTAGTTTTTGAAGAAATTCCTTTCCCTTTTCCTGTTGCCACATCGGCGTCAAACAAAACGATACCGAGAATCGTATAGGCAGGAGGGTTAACACACTCTCATCCGGTGCATTCGCATATTCCCCCATGACCAAGACGTCATATCCACCAGTAGAAAGAAATTCTCGTAAGGAAACTTCCAATTCCTCGATAGAATAGGATTTGTCTATATCAGATACATTCGACGGACTATCAATTTCAAAATGCTGTGACGTGTACCACAAACGGAACCCCGGTGCCAAAAGTCCCGCCAGTGGCAAATTTCCAAGTCCGGAAAAAGTCTTGCTTATGCCCTTACTAAAAAACTCCGCGCGCTCCGAGTCTGACATTGAAACGTCTTTCGTTCCCCAAGACATATTGCGTAGTCCTGTGGCATGAAAGTAGCTCAGGCTATATTTTTCCACCAGATATTTCTTGCCCGTATAAAGTGAGGCTACAGGAATTGCGCGGGTGAGCCCATCAAGACTGAATGCTAATGTATTGACTGTTTGTAGCGCTTTTTCAAAAGGCGCCAAAAATAATTTGTATAGTTTTATTGAGGAGGGAGTAATGTCATATTCACGTTCAATTGCCGCACGCATATCGACTACATTCTGGTATATCTGATCGCGTTTAGCCCTAAGCTGATGAAATAAATATTCCTTACCTTTCTGTAAAACAACAAACGACTTATTCTTTCCAATGAAGTTATAGAAACGCGCGTCATTTGATGCCAGTTCAGGAAGGAGTGTGTGAGACGTAGTTTCGCTAACAAGAGGAAACCGCGACATCGCTTCACTCATCCTCAAGGTTTCCATCGCTTGCCACGCCCGTCTAGCACTCTCCGGTGATTTGTCCTGAGCTAAAAATGACAAGTATTGTTCGATGAACGGACGCACAATCATGGCATAAGCGTCAGGTTCATTGTGCGCGACCTGTTCGAGAAGATTCCGCAGTTGATTGTGTGCTGCATGCATTAACTGACCGGCATTGTCATCCTTAGCAATGTCGGCGAGTATTGCCAGTTCAATATCCCAGCGATACATACTATCTGGCGAGTCACTCTTATGCGCAAAAATACTAGCCTGTCTAAACATGTGCAGCGCCTCGGCAAAACGCCCCTCGTCGCGATAGAGTATCGCGGACATTCCCCAGGCATAGGATAGGCTGCGTAAATCTTTTGTGTTTTCAGCAAGGCTGAGCGCATTCTGATATTGTTGCAGGGCTCGTTTCCGCCACACTCCTTTATTCTTTGAACGTTTCGAAAAATCTCGGTACAGACTTCCAAGATTAAGACAATGTTCAATGGTGAATGCATAATCATTTACGGTATCGAGTGTTGAAACAAGGTCGCCCAATAACGTCGACACACCATCAAGGCTTCCCATTTGCAGTTTTACCCTTGCCAGATTCAGGGCAGCAATAATTTCTATCTTAGAATCATTCAGGCGCTGCGCTAAGTCCAGTGATTCGGAAAATGCCTGCTCAGCCAATTGCCAGTCCTTTACCTGGACATCGGTATAGCCAATATCCAGTAGTATCTTGGCAAGCGCTAGGTTTTCACCTTGTGTGCGATAGTCTTGGACAAGAATGTGGAAAAAATCACGCGCCTGACTAAACTGGCGTCGAGACAGATAACTCTTGGCGAGGAAATCATAGGCAGTATTCGCCGCAACTCTGTTTTGCAGTGACGGTGCTAACTCCTGAATACGATGAAGCACCTCATTTTCGTTTTTACCGTCGTATAAACGTCTATAGGCCAGTGCAAGCAAGGTAAGTGCGCGTAATTCCCGTTCTGGATTCTGAACCTTACGAGCGTGTTCTATGTATGTCTTAAAATGACGGATGGCCGCCAAATACTGACCGCTTTCAAGTGAACTACGGCCTTGTTCCAAGGATTGGTGATGCATTTCATTGTTGGGGAGTGTTGTCGACCAGCAAGGGACAGCAGCTATCCAACTGAATAACAAAAAGATTGTAACAATGGTGGTACGCCTGGGAGACACTGATATTTCGTCTTATAATTTTTTTCAAACATTATATACGAAAGATCCGATCTGTATTTCAAAAAAAGGAAAATTACATGCTTCGAAGGGCGCACCATATCATTGAGTGGTAATTATTTGGAAATGATCTAACTATTTACACGAGTACGATGCCCGTTTCGAAAATAACACATCGTCGTATTAATCATCATCTACGTGTTGGTAATCCATAAATTCTCGATATTCATTGTCGTTATCCCAGGCATCGCTATCCAGCCCAGGTTCGTCAAGATCAAAGGTCTCGCGAAATGAGTCCATATCCTCAGGCTCCGCAACTTGGGCAATATGCGCTCCTGTCCAATCTTCCAGACTAATCTGTTCGACCTCCCCGTCCTGATATTCAATTTCGACAGAATCATCCAACAGATCCGTCACTCTAAACGAGTGTAAGCGGCCAGACTCCCTATACCACTGACCAATAATCGGCGCTACCTTCCTGGTCATGACATACTCCCTTTACATTGTGTCTTTCCCCAACGACAAATACGGTGGGTTATTGTTATGGTTTGTTAAATTTGATTTATTCTTAGACAGTCGACAAATTTTTTCAAGCGCTTTTACCTGTCTCTACCTGAATTTGATAAATCCATTTTTTTCGTACTAAATATTTTTCAAGTTCCACGGCTAGAAAAACGATGAACGATAGTCCGCAACAGATCAGTAACTCTGAAATACTCAAGGCCTGGGTTTTAAAAATATCATTGAAAAAAGGCAAATAGATAATCAGTAGTTGTAACCCTATGGTAAGCGATACAGCAAACAATAACTTTTTATTCGAACCGATTCCAAACTGCAATAAAGATTGTGTTTCAGAACGTATCGCCATCACGTGTGCAAGTTGAGAAAATGTCAACACGGTAAAAACCATGGTTTGCCAGTGTTCGATTCCTTGCGCAATCGCCCACACCTGTACCCCCAGTGAAAGCAGCCCGATTAACAAACCAATGACGAGTATGTGTTGCCACATACCATTGGCGAACACCGATTCACGCGGAGGACGAGGCGGACGTTGCATCAGGTTGGGTTCTTCCTTTTCCAGTGACAGCGCCAACCCAGGCAACCCATCGGTCACTAAATTTATCCACAGAATATGTATCGGTAGCAGCGGCACCGGCATGCCAACCAAAGGTGCCAACAATAACGTCCACACCTCGCCTGCGTTTGAGGTCATGGTATAGCGTATGAATTTACGAATATTGTCATAAATGCGCCGACCGGCGCGCACGGCATGAACAATAGTGGCGAAGTTATCATCAAGCAGAATGACGTCCGAAGCTTCACGCGCCACGTCAGTCCCTTTGCGTCCCATGGCGATACCGACGTGGGCAAAACGTAGCGCGGGGGCATCGTTTACCCCATCACCCGTCATGGCTACGAACTGTTGTTGTTTTTGTAACGCTTCAACGATACGGATTTTCTGTTCCGGGGAAACACGCGCATAAACGCGTTTTTCAAGAATGACTTGGTTGAGTTGTTCATCGTTCAAATGGAAAAGCTCTTCGCCACTGAGTACCTCGTCTTCGTGGCGGCTAATACCCAATTCCTGCGCGATTGCCGACGCCGTCAGTACATGATCACCCGTTATCATGACGGGTACGATGCCAGCAGACTGACACAAACGCACCGCCTCTTTGGCTTCAGGTCTGGGCGGATCAATGAGAGCGATAAATCCGAGGAATTGCAGACCCGATTCAATGCTATCGACGTCTTTAACAGAAGGCTGTCTATCCCAGATGCGTTGCGCAAACCCCAGCACCCGCTGCCCTCTTGCAGCCATTGCCCTTGCCTGCTGCAAGAGTTCGGCGCGTCCTTGATCTGACAGTAAACGAGTACTGGCGTCATGTGTACACAAACTCAAGATGCGTTCCGGAGAGCCCTTGCTATACGCAACGATGACAGCGTCTTCCCGGTGCATAGTGGTCATAGACTTTCGAACAGAGTCAAAAGGTACTTCGGCAACGCGAGGATAGTTTTCCAGTAACCGCGAAAAATCCTTGTTCTGATGTTGGTCTTGCGCGAAAGCCAGGATTGCTGTCTCGGTCGGATCGCCGATCAACGTATCTGCCGATACCTGCGCGTCATTACACAGGGCCATGGCTTTCAACAATGATGCGTTTAGCGATTCAACTTTGTCTGATGCTTGCCATGTATTGGCGTCGAAAACATGTGAGGCATGCATCTTGTTGAGTGTCAATGTGCCGGTCTTATCGGTACAGATATAGGTAACAGACCCTAGCGACTCTACAGCGGGGAGACGTCGGATCAAGGCGTTCTTTTCCGACATCTGGCGTGCACCTACGGCCAGCGCAATATTCACCACCGCCGGCAAGGCTTCAGGAATAGCCGCCACGGCCAGACTGACTGCGGTCAGAAACATCAAAAGTGCAGGCTCGCCGCGTAACAGACCAACCGCAAACAGCACAACACAGACAAACAACACCACAAAAGCAAGCTGCTTACCCAAAATAGCCAGTCGTTCCTGCAATGGGGTTTTTGGCTGTGCCTCTTTTTCGAGTAACCGAGCAATACTACCCAGCTCCGTGTTTAATCCGGTCGCGGCGACGACGGCCACTACCCGGCCGTGGGTAAGCAAGCTTCCCTTGAATACCATGTTGACACGGTCGCCAACCAACGCATGTGGCTTGGCTATGGGCTCAATATGCTTGTCTACGGGCTCGGACTCACCAGTTAAGGTGGATTCATCGGTACGCGCATTTGCCGACTCTATCAGGCGTGCGTCTGCGGGTACCGTGTCACCGGCATCGAGCAATATGATGTCACCCGGAACCAATTCATCCGCATCAATCGTCTTTACCTGAGCATCTCGTCGAACCTTTGCCGATGGCGCGGCGAGTTTACGCAAGGCATTCATCGCCTGTTCCGCGCGAATTTCCTGGATAAATCCAATGACGGCGTTAAGAACCAGAATAACAATAATCGTGATGGTGTCGGCCAGTTCGCCAACCAGACCGGAGACAACCGCCGCCGCAATCAGTATCAACACCATCAGGTCTGAAAACTGGGAGATAAAAATGAGGAGTGCCGAACGAGAGCTCGCTTCGGGTAGACGATTTGCGCCATATTGCTGCAAACGCGTCTGGGATTCCGATGTAGAAAGGCCTTGCGCGACTTCCACATCGAGTTTCTGACAAACCTGTTGCGCGGTTTGCGTATGCCACAGCGTGGCTTCTCGCTCGGCCGCGACTTCCGTCGTCATATCACGCTTTCCCTTCAACCAAATATCGAATAGTCAAACCATTCGGCGAAATAGCTTTTTAGCCTGCGATGAATGTCAATGCGATAAACGTCGCGAATAAGGCAAAATGCACCGCGCCTTCGAGCATATTGCTTTCACCATCGTGTAGATTAATCATCGCCACCAATACAGTAAGCAGTATC carries:
- a CDS encoding CHAT domain-containing protein, whose protein sequence is MHHQSLEQGRSSLESGQYLAAIRHFKTYIEHARKVQNPERELRALTLLALAYRRLYDGKNENEVLHRIQELAPSLQNRVAANTAYDFLAKSYLSRRQFSQARDFFHILVQDYRTQGENLALAKILLDIGYTDVQVKDWQLAEQAFSESLDLAQRLNDSKIEIIAALNLARVKLQMGSLDGVSTLLGDLVSTLDTVNDYAFTIEHCLNLGSLYRDFSKRSKNKGVWRKRALQQYQNALSLAENTKDLRSLSYAWGMSAILYRDEGRFAEALHMFRQASIFAHKSDSPDSMYRWDIELAILADIAKDDNAGQLMHAAHNQLRNLLEQVAHNEPDAYAMIVRPFIEQYLSFLAQDKSPESARRAWQAMETLRMSEAMSRFPLVSETTSHTLLPELASNDARFYNFIGKNKSFVVLQKGKEYLFHQLRAKRDQIYQNVVDMRAAIEREYDITPSSIKLYKLFLAPFEKALQTVNTLAFSLDGLTRAIPVASLYTGKKYLVEKYSLSYFHATGLRNMSWGTKDVSMSDSERAEFFSKGISKTFSGLGNLPLAGLLAPGFRLWYTSQHFEIDSPSNVSDIDKSYSIEELEVSLREFLSTGGYDVLVMGEYANAPDESVLTLLPIRFSVSFCLTPMWQQEKGKEFLQKLISTVPQKFSPIDAVRDIQVAMIKEKQPAKYWAGLMVTTH
- a CDS encoding calcium-translocating P-type ATPase, PMCA-type, which encodes MTTEVAAEREATLWHTQTAQQVCQKLDVEVAQGLSTSESQTRLQQYGANRLPEASSRSALLIFISQFSDLMVLILIAAAVVSGLVGELADTITIIVILVLNAVIGFIQEIRAEQAMNALRKLAAPSAKVRRDAQVKTIDADELVPGDIILLDAGDTVPADARLIESANARTDESTLTGESEPVDKHIEPIAKPHALVGDRVNMVFKGSLLTHGRVVAVVAATGLNTELGSIARLLEKEAQPKTPLQERLAILGKQLAFVVLFVCVVLFAVGLLRGEPALLMFLTAVSLAVAAIPEALPAVVNIALAVGARQMSEKNALIRRLPAVESLGSVTYICTDKTGTLTLNKMHASHVFDANTWQASDKVESLNASLLKAMALCNDAQVSADTLIGDPTETAILAFAQDQHQNKDFSRLLENYPRVAEVPFDSVRKSMTTMHREDAVIVAYSKGSPERILSLCTHDASTRLLSDQGRAELLQQARAMAARGQRVLGFAQRIWDRQPSVKDVDSIESGLQFLGFIALIDPPRPEAKEAVRLCQSAGIVPVMITGDHVLTASAIAQELGISRHEDEVLSGEELFHLNDEQLNQVILEKRVYARVSPEQKIRIVEALQKQQQFVAMTGDGVNDAPALRFAHVGIAMGRKGTDVAREASDVILLDDNFATIVHAVRAGRRIYDNIRKFIRYTMTSNAGEVWTLLLAPLVGMPVPLLPIHILWINLVTDGLPGLALSLEKEEPNLMQRPPRPPRESVFANGMWQHILVIGLLIGLLSLGVQVWAIAQGIEHWQTMVFTVLTFSQLAHVMAIRSETQSLLQFGIGSNKKLLFAVSLTIGLQLLIIYLPFFNDIFKTQALSISELLICCGLSFIVFLAVELEKYLVRKKWIYQIQVETGKSA